One window of the Thunnus albacares chromosome 3, fThuAlb1.1, whole genome shotgun sequence genome contains the following:
- the cbx8b gene encoding chromobox protein homolog 8b: MVCREFRVAGTGKKRSALLTLASAELTVGSTAVNMELSAVGERVFAAESIIKRRIRKGRIEYLVKWKGWSPKYSTWEPEENILDSRLFAAFEQRERERELYGPKKRGPKPKTFLLKAQAKVKAKSYEFRSEAVRGMHITYPTPEPVITPRAREGLRAVVPTIFPPSTVNRGESVRVRPPELAREHQQLGLQQTGPEGLIHIPKKRGPKPKPRFKDSSCGPAVSEPHKRRAEEQVSHSPHKLVKLQGGEDMRLVKVAHRHPENYSHSHKHHHHHHHHHHTHNRGMSGGSSYKQLYSDCSLYPHRTDMDTHRTKDGSSYLAPAHFKHQSKMSQSLSRPAQLPQMEKPYFLDRPSPTRLVDDLDEVTWRPSLCNVEKVLVTDVTTNFLTVTIKESSTSKGFFKDKR; the protein is encoded by the exons ATGGTCTGTCGGGAATTCAGAGTGGCTgggactggaaaaaaaagatctgcTCTGCTAACGTTAGCGTCCGCTGAGCTAACGGTAGGTAGCACCGCAGTAAACATGGAGCTGTCCGCCGTCGGGGAGAGGGTGTTCGCTGCCGAGTCTATCATCAAACGGAGGATAAGGAAG GGTCGGATTGAATACCTTGTGAAATGGAAGGGCTGGTCTCCCAA ATACAGCACTTGGGAACCAGAGGAGAATATTTTGGACTCCCGCCTGTTTGCCGCTTTTGAGCAGAG GGAGCGTGAAAGGGAGCTCTATGGGCCCAAGAAGAGAGGGCCAAAGCCCAAGACGTTTCTGCTCAAG GCTCAGGCTAAAGTTAAAGCCAAGTCTTATGAGTTCAGGAGCGAGGCAGTCCGAGGGATGCACATCACCTACCCAACCCCAGAACCGGTTATCACTCCCAGGGCCAGAGAGGGCCTGAGAGCTGTTGTTCCCACCATCTTCCCACCCAGCACGGTTAACCGTGGAGAAAGTGTACGTGTCAGACCACCAGAACTGGCCCGTGAGCACCAGCAGCTTGGCCTTCAGCAAACCGGTCCCGAAGGGCTCATCCATATACCCAAAAAAAGAGGCCCAAAGCCTAAGCCCCGCTTCAAAGACAGCAGCTGCGGCCCTGCTGTCTCCGAGCCCCacaagaggagagcagaggagcaggtGAGCCACAGCCCTCACAAACTGGTCAAGCTCCAGGGGGGTGAAGACATGAGGCTGGTCAAAGTTGCCCACAGACATCCAGAGAACTACAGTCACAGCCATaaacaccaccaccatcatcaccaccaccaccatacACACAACCGGGGAATGTCCGGGGGAAGCTCCTACAAGCAGCTGTACTCAGACTGCAGCCTGTATCCACACAGAAcagacatggacacacacaggaCTAAGGATGGCTCCAGCTACTTGGCACCTGCACACTTCAAGCACCAGTCCAAAATGAGCCAGAGCCTGAGTCGCCCTGCACAGCTTCCACAGATGGAAAAGCCTTACTTCTTGGACAGGCCATCCCCGACCCGGCTTGTCGACGACTTGGATGAAGTGACGTGGAGGCCCTCTCTGTGCAATGTGGAAAAGGTCCTGGTGACAGACGTGACCACCAACTTCCTGACTGTCACCATCAAGGAGAGCAGCACTTCTAAAGGCTTCTTCAAAGACAAAAGATGA